A genomic segment from Cutaneotrichosporon cavernicola HIS019 DNA, chromosome: 7b encodes:
- the LEU5 gene encoding uncharacterized protein (Belongs to the mitochondrial carrier (TC 2.A.29) family) yields the protein MASHAAGDAASPAWGTGPQTVKRLWLESRHRAKTNKKSVDYVVTSGIVGGIAGCVAKTAIAPLDRVKILFQTSNAEFRQYAGTPMGLFHAMGKIYRSSGMRGLLQGHSATLLRVFPYAGIKFMFYDWIEKVLVPSPEYATPGRFFVAGASSGVASVLMTYPMELIRVRMAYQTNPGERTTLRQAIRMIASERAYANQPGTTSGVSVFTRSLPFYPFYRGFSVTLMGMVPYAGVSFLTYNMLKKHLPEYMPYLKKRPTQRDLLCGAVAGLISQTASYPFEVIRRRMQVGGAKGGAGINWKQAIRAIYTQSGWRGFFVGLSIGYVKVVPMTSISFATWQFLKRLLDM from the exons ATGGCCAGTCACGCGGCAGGGGACGCCGCGTCCCCAGCGTGGGGGACCGGGCCTCAGACCGTCAAGAGGTTGTGGTTGGAGAGCCGGCACCGCGCAAAAACCAACAAGAAGAGCGTCGACTACG TCGTCACTAGTGGCATTGTCGGTGGCATTGCAGGCTGTGTA GCCAAGACAGCGATCGCTCCCCTCGACCGCGTAAAGATCCTCTTCCAAACGTCAAACGCAGAGTTTAGGCAGTATGCTG GAACACCTATGGGTCTGTTCCATGCGATGGGCAAGATTTACAGGTCCAGCGGCATGCGCGGCCTGTTGCAGGGGCACTCGGCGACCTTACTGCGTGTCTTCCCCTACGCGGGTATCAAGTTCATGTTCTACGACTGGATCGAGAAG GTCCTGGTCCCTTCGCCAGAGTACGCGACGCCAGGACGGTTCTTCGTGGCGGGAGCGTCGTCAG GTGTGGCTTCAGTTCTGATGACCTATCCGATGGAGCTCATCCGCGTTCGCATGGCGTACCAGACGAATCCGGGCGAGCGGACAACATTGCGGCAGGCCATTCGAATGATCGCGTCAGAGCGCGCGTACGCCAACCAGCCCGGCACGACGAGCGGCGTGTCTGTGTTCACGCGGTCATTGCCGTTCTACCCGTTCTATCGAGGATTCTCGGTCACTCTCATGGGCATGGTGCCCTATGCGGGTGTGTCGTTCCTCACTTACAACATGCTCAAGAAGCACTTGCCCGAGTACATGCCGTACTTGAAGAAGCGCCCAACGCAACGAGACCTCTTATGTGGTGCCGTCGCTGGTCTTATCAGCCAGACCGCAAGTTATCCCTTCGAGGTGATTCGTCGGCGCATGCAAGTCGGCGGAGCTAAGGGAGGGGCTGGGATCAACTGGAAGCAGGCGATCCGAGCGATATACACGCAGTCCGGATGGCGAGGGTTCTTCGTGGGATTGAGCATTGGCTACGTCAAGGTTGTCCCTATGACGAG TATATCTTTCGCCACTTGGCAGTTCTTGAAGCGATTGTTGGACATGTAG
- a CDS encoding uncharacterized protein (Belongs to the D-isomer specific 2-hydroxyacid dehydrogenase family) yields MLTNLLHARAAATRTTGVFRFSRWSSTAAKPRVLMLDPINLAKAELATLEKEATLIPLKSSDRASFINDLKGDYNGITGIYRHFKGTGSINVTGRFDDELVAALPSTLRFITSNGAGYDQISVEPCSARGIQVSNVPSVTDNPTADTATFLLLSVLRQFPTALTEARAGSFHKNLPLSNDPHGKVLGILGMGGIGRAFAKRAKALGMTIQYHNRNRLPEDLEQGAKYVSRDELLSTSDVVSLNLPLNAHTKHTISAPELKAMKKSAILINTARGAVVDEPALIAALESGEIAGAGLDVYENEPTIPKQLLQHPKAVCLPHIGTLSYETQKEMEAFCIRNLRAGLSTGDLANVVPEQKGMW; encoded by the exons ATGCTGACGAACCTCCTACACGCGCGAGCGGCCGCAACCCGGACCACGGGCGTGTTCCGCTTTTCTCGCTGGTCCAGCACAGCCGCCAAGCCGCGCGTGCTGATGCTTGACCCGATCAACCTGGCCAAAGCTGAGCTTGCGACGCTAGAGAAGGAGGCCACTTTGATT CCTCTCAAAAGCTCTGACCGCGCTTCGTTCATCAACGATCTGAAGGGCGATTACAATGGCATCACCGGCATTTACCGTCATTTCAAGGGCACGGGCTCGATCAAT GTCACTGGGCGCTTCGACGATGAGCTTGTTGCTGCTCTACCGTCTACACTCCGCTTCATTACCTCAAACGGAGCTGGTTATGACCAAA TTTCTGTGGAACCTTGTTCCGCCCGGGGCATTCAAGTGTCCAACGTTCCGTCCGTCACCGACAACCCAACCGCGGACACCGCCACCTTCCTGCTCCTGTCGGTGTTGCGCCAGTTCCCCACCGCTCTCACGGAGGCTCGGGCAGGGTCGTTCCACAAGAACCTACCCCTCTCCAACGACCCCCACGGCAAGGTTCTCGGCATACTCGGCATGGGAGGAATTGGTCGGGCGTTCGCGAAGCGTGCCAAGGCCCTCGGAATGACCATCCAGTACCATAACCGTAACAGGTTGCCGGAGGATCTCGAGCAGGGCGCCAAGTATGTCTcccgcgacgagctgcttTCCACCTCGGATGTGGTCTCCCTAAACCTTCCCCTCAACGCACACACAAAGCACACGATCTCCGCTCCCGAGCTGAAGGCAATGAAGAAGTCGGCAATCCTCATCAACACCGCTCGCGGAGCCGTTGTGGATGAGCCGGCCCTCATTGCAGCTCTTGAATCGGGCGAGATTGCTGGCGCGGGCTTAGATGTCTACGAGAACGAGCCAACGATTCCTAAGCAGCTGCTGCAGCACCCGAAGGCTGTCTGCCTTCCGCACATCGGCACCCTCTCGTACGAAACCCAaaaggagatggaggcaTTCTGCATCCGCA
- a CDS encoding uncharacterized protein (Basic region leucine zipper), with translation MELFPTEFPQGEENIQPNEAEAVHTPVHDSPQLEHPIANVSAASLPPDSGAGTPEQDLPLRGKAATHGLTAEEKKERQKQQNRRAAERSRNKKREEVTALEMTVNNIQEENNRLRARLAALVSVKPDATPPDAVSVSSSSIDVATISRLQGELAACKATLLDRELELGHLNTPAADIQAGADETRRTLVSRTATLQEAQSEVRALNTVINELRTEHDNLNRRREIVTRELELRRSLQGSPGEATALSADHSRASGVERTLLELRGLVDGVIKTWEQSSMIPSRPEDPNTRSVEATDADS, from the exons ATGGAGCTCTTTCCGACAGAGTTCCCCCAGGGAGAGGAGAACATCCAGCCCAatgaggctgaggctgtCCACACCCCAGTCCACGACTCGCCGCAGCTCGAGCATCCCATCGCGAACGTGTCGGCGGCAAGCCTCCCTCCCGATTCTGGCGCAGGCACTCCAGAACAAGATCTTCCATTGCGGGGGAAAGCGGCGACTCATGGATTGACtgcggaggagaagaaggagcgccAAAAGCAGCAGAACCGCCGTGCAGCTGAGCGCAGCCGGAACAAGAAGCGGGAAGAAGT AACGGCCCTAGAGATGACAGTCAACAACATTCAGGAAGAGAACAACCGCCTTCGAGCGCGCCTTGCGGCCTTAGTGTCGGTCAAGCCCGACGCCACACCGCCAGATGCCGTGAGCGTTTCGTCTTCTAGCATCGACGTTGCGACCATATCTCGACTCCAAGGAGAGCTTGCAGCTTGCAAGGCTACACTCCTGGACCgggagctcgagctgggccaCCTGAACACCCCTGCGGCCGATATTCAGGCTGGTGCCGACGAGACTCGGCGCACACTCGTGTCGCGCACTGCAACCCTCCAAGAGGCACAGTCCGAGGTCCGAGCCTTGAACACGGTCATCAACGAGCTTCGAACTGAGCATGACAATTTGAACCGTCGACGTGAAATCGTGACTCGCGAACTGGAACTGCGGCGATCCCTTCAAGGCTCACCTGGAGAAGCTACGGCCCTGTCTGCCGACCACTCTCGGGCGAGCGGTGTCGAGCgcacgctcctcgagcttcGGGGCCTGGTGGATGGTGTCATCAAGACTTGGGAGCAG AGCTCGATGATCCCCAGTCGCCCAGAGGATCCGAACACGAGATCCGTCGAAGCCACGGACGCTGACAGCTAG